Proteins from a single region of Festucalex cinctus isolate MCC-2025b chromosome 19, RoL_Fcin_1.0, whole genome shotgun sequence:
- the LOC144007287 gene encoding transmembrane protein 74-like isoform X1, whose translation MGVTPSPGTQSRATAPAPSAGESPSAAEDEAPLTGEEDPEEEEEERMSGLEEEEEEEEEEVDFSELSSEGSVDYGFIAAVSCLVTGISLVAISYAVPRDARVPEEGDGVAAREMERLQRERARLGAHLDRCVIAGLCLLTLGGVLLSSLLMASMWKGEAMRRRALRARAAMKREHNLYGAIGCRGHSDPGASLSALADDSAEF comes from the coding sequence ATGGGGGTGACGCCGAGCCCGGGGACGCAGTCGCGCGCCACAGCGCCGGCTCCGTCGGCGGGGGAGAGCCCGAGCGCAGCCGAGGATGAGGCCCCTTTGACGGGTGAAGAAGacccggaggaggaggaggaggagcggatGAGCGgactggaagaggaggaggaggaggaggaggaggaagttgACTTCTCGGAGCTGTCCTCGGAGGGCTCGGTGGACTACGGCTTCATCGCCGCCGTCTCCTGCCTGGTGACGGGCATCTCCCTGGTGGCCATCTCGTACGCGGTGCCTCGGGACGCGCGCGTCCCCGAGGAGGGGGACGGCGTGGCGGCGCGCGAGATGGAGCGGCTGCAGCGGGAGCGAGCGCGGCTGGGCGCCCACCTGGACCGCTGCGTCATCGCCGGCCTGTGCCTGCTCACGCTGGGCGGCGTGCTGCTCTCCAGCCTGCTCATGGCGTCCATGTGGAAGGGGGAGGCGATGCGCAGGAGGGCCCTGCGGGCGCGCGCGGCCATGAAGCGCGAGCACAATCTGTACGGGGCCATCGGGTGCAGGGGCCACTCGGACCCCGGGGCCAGTTTGTCCGCCCTTGCCGATGACTCGGCTGAGTTTTGA
- the LOC144007287 gene encoding transmembrane protein 74-like isoform X3 → MSGLEEEEEEEEEEVDFSELSSEGSVDYGFIAAVSCLVTGISLVAISYAVPRDARVPEEGDGVAAREMERLQRERARLGAHLDRCVIAGLCLLTLGGVLLSSLLMASMWKGEAMRRRALRARAAMKREHNLYGAIGCRGHSDPGASLSALADDSAEF, encoded by the coding sequence atGAGCGgactggaagaggaggaggaggaggaggaggaggaagttgACTTCTCGGAGCTGTCCTCGGAGGGCTCGGTGGACTACGGCTTCATCGCCGCCGTCTCCTGCCTGGTGACGGGCATCTCCCTGGTGGCCATCTCGTACGCGGTGCCTCGGGACGCGCGCGTCCCCGAGGAGGGGGACGGCGTGGCGGCGCGCGAGATGGAGCGGCTGCAGCGGGAGCGAGCGCGGCTGGGCGCCCACCTGGACCGCTGCGTCATCGCCGGCCTGTGCCTGCTCACGCTGGGCGGCGTGCTGCTCTCCAGCCTGCTCATGGCGTCCATGTGGAAGGGGGAGGCGATGCGCAGGAGGGCCCTGCGGGCGCGCGCGGCCATGAAGCGCGAGCACAATCTGTACGGGGCCATCGGGTGCAGGGGCCACTCGGACCCCGGGGCCAGTTTGTCCGCCCTTGCCGATGACTCGGCTGAGTTTTGA
- the LOC144007287 gene encoding uncharacterized protein LOC144007287 isoform X2, with translation MTCMWTHLAKVKGSSTYEVAKVTEGRTGGSRVSLPPSHTCSKKPNEAEKRKNVLRSPPHTQEAFHKELSKWKILFFHHIYGIFINLPELIFIYQHQQLVICAMQQKSEGVLTSVSVDSRGRCCVKCQPPDVLVAENRWLHLLSFVFRKQNMIQNGMFRLSWADI, from the exons ATGACATGCAT GTGGACCCACCTAGCAAAGGTCAAAGGTTCTTCCACGTATGAGGTTGCAAAAGTAACAG AAGGAAGGACGGGCGGAAGCCGCGTGAGTTTGCCGCCTTCTCACACTTGCAGCAAGAAGCCAAATGAAGCAGAAAAGCGCAAAAATGTCCTCCGTTCACCTCCGCACACGCAA GAGGCTTTCCATAAGGAGCTCAGCAAGTGGAAAATCCTTTTTTTCCACCACATTTATGGCATTTTTATAAACCTTCCCGAGCTTATTTTCATTTATCAACATCAGCAGCTG GTGATCTGTGCCATGCAGCAAAAGTCCGAAGGCGTTTTGACGTCAGTCTCAGTGGACAGCAGGGGGCGGTGCTGCGTTAAATGTCAGCCTCCTGATGTGCTTGTAGCTGAAAACAGGTGGCTTCATCTGCTTTCATTCGTGTTCCGCAAACAAAATATGATTCAAAATGGCATGTTTAGACTATCGTGGGCGGACATATAG